A genome region from Gossypium hirsutum isolate 1008001.06 chromosome A04, Gossypium_hirsutum_v2.1, whole genome shotgun sequence includes the following:
- the LOC107952157 gene encoding uncharacterized protein isoform X2: MASLHPTISPQSLLSLTKPRKPISRHLSASSLTTSKLPEGLAFSGTKQKNKRENSVVVVKSLAEELDVIPVQSEDVTDIQEGVAVSQAPRESSGGELVTQVGGFSNEGMLSFEGVSSSGSPSGNGFGDGQGSQEELDRLMDRIINATIVLAAGTYAITKLLTIDQNYWQGWTIYEIVRYAPQHNWSAYEEALRTNPVLAKMVISGIVYSIGDWIAQCFEGKPLFEFDRMRMFRSGLVGFTLHGSLSHYYYQFCEELFPFQDWWVVPAKVAFDQTAWAAVWNSIYFVILGFLRLESPISIFNEWKATFLPMLTAGWKLWPFAHLITYGFIPVEQRLLWVDCVELIWVTILSTYSNEKSEARISEAAPAEASSILPPVGPPEE; the protein is encoded by the exons ATGGCGTCTCTTCACCCCACGATATCTCCTCAAAGCCTCCTTTCTTTAACAAAACCTCGAAAACCCATTTCGAGGCACCTCTCAGCTTCCTCATTAACCACCTCAAAACTGCCCGAGGGCCTTGCGTTCTCGGGAACCAAACagaaaaacaaaagggaaaaCTCGGTGGTGGTGGTGAAGTCATTAGCCGAGGAGCTTGACGTGATACCAGTTCAAAGTGAGGATGTTACAGATATACAAGAAGGAGTTGCGGTGAGTCAGGCGCCGAGAGAATCGTCAGGAGGAGAGTTAGTGACTCAAGTAGGTGGGTTTAGCAATGAAGGAATGTTATCTTTTGAAGGGGTTTCTTCTTCAGGTTCACCTTCAGGGAACGGATTTGGTGATGGACAAGGAAGTCAAGAGGAACTGGATAGGCTTATGGATAGAATTATTAATGCTACTATTGTTCTTGCTGCTGGTACTTATGCCATCACCAAGTTGCTTACCATTGATCAGAATTATTGGCAG GGATGGACTATTTATGAGATAGTAAGATATGCACCTCAACACAATTGGAGTGCTTATGAAGAAGCTTTGAGGACAAACCCTGTTTTAGCGAAAATGGTTATCAGTGGAATTGTCTATTCTATAGGGGATTGGATTGCGCAA TGCTTTGAAGGTAAACCTCTATTTGAGTTTGATCGTATGCGGATGTTCAGATCTGGCCTTGTTGGCTTTACTCTACACGGTTCCTTGTCTCATTACTATTACCAATTCTGTGAG GAGCTTTTTCCTTTCCAAGACTGGTGGGTGGTTCCTGCAAAAGTAGCTTTCGACCAAACTGCGTGGGCTGCAGTTTGGAACAGCATTTACTTCGTGATTTTGGGATTTCTGCGTCTTGAATCTCCGATCAGTATTTTTAACGAATGGAAGGCAACATTCTTGCCTATGTTGACA GCCGGATGGAAACTTTGGCCATTTGCTCATCTTATCACTTATGGTTTTATTCCGGTAGAACAAAGGCTTCTTTGGGTGGACTGCGTAGAACTTATTTGGGTGACGATTCTCTCAAC TTATTCGAATGAAAAATCGGAAGCAAGAATCTCCGAGGCAGCACCAGCAGAAGCAAGTTCAATTTTGCCACCCGTTGGTCCACCCGAG GAGTAA
- the LOC107952157 gene encoding uncharacterized protein isoform X1, with the protein MASLHPTISPQSLLSLTKPRKPISRHLSASSLTTSKLPEGLAFSGTKQKNKRENSVVVVKSLAEELDVIPVQSEDVTDIQEGVAVSQAPRESSGGELVTQVGGFSNEGMLSFEGVSSSGSPSGNGFGDGQGSQEELDRLMDRIINATIVLAAGTYAITKLLTIDQNYWQGWTIYEIVRYAPQHNWSAYEEALRTNPVLAKMVISGIVYSIGDWIAQCFEGKPLFEFDRMRMFRSGLVGFTLHGSLSHYYYQFCEELFPFQDWWVVPAKVAFDQTAWAAVWNSIYFVILGFLRLESPISIFNEWKATFLPMLTAGWKLWPFAHLITYGFIPVEQRLLWVDCVELIWVTILSTYSNEKSEARISEAAPAEASSILPPVGPPEQE; encoded by the exons ATGGCGTCTCTTCACCCCACGATATCTCCTCAAAGCCTCCTTTCTTTAACAAAACCTCGAAAACCCATTTCGAGGCACCTCTCAGCTTCCTCATTAACCACCTCAAAACTGCCCGAGGGCCTTGCGTTCTCGGGAACCAAACagaaaaacaaaagggaaaaCTCGGTGGTGGTGGTGAAGTCATTAGCCGAGGAGCTTGACGTGATACCAGTTCAAAGTGAGGATGTTACAGATATACAAGAAGGAGTTGCGGTGAGTCAGGCGCCGAGAGAATCGTCAGGAGGAGAGTTAGTGACTCAAGTAGGTGGGTTTAGCAATGAAGGAATGTTATCTTTTGAAGGGGTTTCTTCTTCAGGTTCACCTTCAGGGAACGGATTTGGTGATGGACAAGGAAGTCAAGAGGAACTGGATAGGCTTATGGATAGAATTATTAATGCTACTATTGTTCTTGCTGCTGGTACTTATGCCATCACCAAGTTGCTTACCATTGATCAGAATTATTGGCAG GGATGGACTATTTATGAGATAGTAAGATATGCACCTCAACACAATTGGAGTGCTTATGAAGAAGCTTTGAGGACAAACCCTGTTTTAGCGAAAATGGTTATCAGTGGAATTGTCTATTCTATAGGGGATTGGATTGCGCAA TGCTTTGAAGGTAAACCTCTATTTGAGTTTGATCGTATGCGGATGTTCAGATCTGGCCTTGTTGGCTTTACTCTACACGGTTCCTTGTCTCATTACTATTACCAATTCTGTGAG GAGCTTTTTCCTTTCCAAGACTGGTGGGTGGTTCCTGCAAAAGTAGCTTTCGACCAAACTGCGTGGGCTGCAGTTTGGAACAGCATTTACTTCGTGATTTTGGGATTTCTGCGTCTTGAATCTCCGATCAGTATTTTTAACGAATGGAAGGCAACATTCTTGCCTATGTTGACA GCCGGATGGAAACTTTGGCCATTTGCTCATCTTATCACTTATGGTTTTATTCCGGTAGAACAAAGGCTTCTTTGGGTGGACTGCGTAGAACTTATTTGGGTGACGATTCTCTCAAC TTATTCGAATGAAAAATCGGAAGCAAGAATCTCCGAGGCAGCACCAGCAGAAGCAAGTTCAATTTTGCCACCCGTTGGTCCACCCGAG CAGGAGTAA